In Dermatophilus congolensis, a genomic segment contains:
- a CDS encoding 16S rRNA (uracil(1498)-N(3))-methyltransferase gives MTAAMYRLPTGSLTHTAPGDTLTLTGDEKHHAVTVKRTTAGETILLADGSGLVAHAEVTTITDTELSARVTTINNDSYPGPRFTLIQALAKGDRDLQAIEAATELGVDEIIPWQSRRAIVQWKGPRAEKALRKWQSQVEAAAKQSRRPHAPTVQPHISSTSNHLGNIVRHADLALVLHEEATTPITTIHLPTSGNIALFVGPEGGISPEEIDILTDAGATPVHMGRYVLRASSAGPAAIAALSCQQRWNTPPTM, from the coding sequence ATGACCGCGGCGATGTACCGACTCCCCACCGGATCCCTCACCCACACCGCCCCCGGAGACACCCTCACCCTGACCGGAGACGAAAAACACCACGCCGTCACCGTCAAACGCACCACGGCAGGGGAAACCATTCTCCTGGCAGACGGATCAGGCCTAGTCGCCCACGCCGAAGTCACCACCATCACCGACACCGAACTATCCGCCCGCGTCACCACCATCAACAACGACAGCTACCCAGGCCCCCGCTTCACCCTCATCCAAGCGCTCGCCAAAGGTGACCGGGACCTCCAAGCGATTGAAGCCGCCACCGAGCTAGGCGTCGACGAAATCATTCCGTGGCAATCACGCCGCGCCATCGTCCAATGGAAAGGCCCACGAGCCGAAAAAGCACTGCGCAAATGGCAATCCCAAGTAGAAGCCGCCGCTAAGCAAAGCCGACGCCCACATGCCCCCACCGTGCAACCCCACATAAGTAGCACCAGTAACCACCTCGGCAACATCGTCCGCCACGCCGACCTTGCCCTGGTTCTGCACGAAGAAGCAACCACCCCCATCACCACCATCCACCTGCCAACCAGCGGAAACATTGCCCTGTTCGTTGGTCCAGAGGGTGGCATCAGCCCCGAAGAAATCGACATCCTCACTGATGCCGGAGCCACCCCAGTCCACATGGGACGCTATGTTCTACGCGCATCCAGCGCCGGACCAGCGGCCATCGCTGCACTCTCGTGCCAACAACGCTGGAACACCCCACCAACCATGTGA
- a CDS encoding LLM class flavin-dependent oxidoreductase, translating into MPRIPLSLVDFCTIGAAERPADAIARSVTIARTAETLGYHRIWYAEHHNFHSIASSAPAVLIAHIAAHTNHIRLGAGGIMLPNHTPYTIAEQFGTLAEMHPGRIDLGLGRAPGTDPLTLQALRRDPRAADNFPNDVQELIGFLSDTTPTHGVKAIPGHGTHVPLYILGSSLFGAELAAALGLPFAFASHFAPAALTDALHTYRTQFRPSATTPHPYVIVAVNATAADTSTQAHAIAHHAIGRQTAAMAFKTRDVTPEQINAAMNSPLGQRAQAMMSIHAIGTGEHVAEYLTDLATRVTADELIVATRASNTETYLRSLEILASAWGLEPPENLPG; encoded by the coding sequence GTGCCACGCATCCCACTATCCCTGGTTGACTTCTGCACCATCGGCGCCGCCGAACGCCCAGCAGATGCCATCGCCCGGTCTGTCACCATCGCCCGCACCGCAGAAACACTCGGATACCACCGCATCTGGTACGCCGAACATCACAACTTCCACAGCATCGCCTCCTCAGCACCAGCAGTGCTGATCGCGCACATCGCCGCCCACACCAACCACATCCGCCTAGGGGCCGGGGGCATCATGCTGCCCAACCACACCCCATACACAATCGCTGAACAATTCGGCACCCTGGCCGAAATGCACCCCGGACGCATCGACCTGGGCCTAGGCCGCGCCCCCGGAACCGACCCACTCACCCTGCAAGCACTGCGCCGCGATCCACGAGCAGCCGACAACTTCCCCAACGACGTACAAGAACTCATCGGATTCCTCAGCGACACCACCCCCACCCACGGCGTAAAAGCCATCCCTGGCCACGGGACACACGTACCCCTATACATCCTCGGCTCCTCCCTATTCGGTGCCGAACTAGCCGCCGCGCTGGGGCTGCCCTTCGCATTCGCCTCCCACTTCGCGCCCGCAGCACTCACCGATGCGCTCCACACGTACCGAACCCAGTTCCGCCCCAGCGCCACCACACCTCACCCCTACGTGATCGTCGCAGTCAATGCCACCGCCGCCGACACCTCCACCCAAGCCCACGCCATCGCCCACCACGCAATAGGCAGACAAACAGCCGCGATGGCCTTCAAAACCCGCGACGTCACCCCTGAACAGATCAACGCCGCCATGAACAGCCCACTAGGGCAGCGCGCACAAGCCATGATGTCCATCCATGCCATCGGCACCGGCGAACACGTCGCCGAATACCTCACCGATCTTGCGACCCGTGTCACCGCCGACGAACTCATAGTGGCAACACGGGCCAGCAACACCGAGACTTACCTACGATCCCTGGAAATCCTCGCCTCCGCGTGGGGACTAGAACCCCCAGAAAACCTGCCGGGCTAG
- a CDS encoding zinc-binding dehydrogenase: MRAARVMSQNPESPLDGLEIVDVPAPEPRPGWVSVDVRASSVNPHDLWTLRGVGHPADRVPMTLGCEAAGVTSQGREVLLAPVMGDADAGGGDVTMDPQRHILSERVDGGLAQKVAVPSENLIDKPDWLSFEQAGVLAVAWGTAYRMLFTRARLRPGQRVLVQGSSGGVSSAAIALAVAAGCKVYATGRTTHKREFAASLGAHGVFESGARLPERVDVVVDTVGAATWKHSVMSVEAGGTIVTCGNTSGDPSPALMTHIFYRQLSVIGSTGCTPAELRGLLSMMEATGVRPVVDAVVPLEDVRDAFARLDAGDVCGKIAVTV, translated from the coding sequence ATGCGAGCAGCACGAGTGATGTCCCAGAATCCTGAATCTCCTCTCGATGGTTTGGAAATAGTTGATGTTCCTGCCCCTGAACCTCGTCCTGGGTGGGTGAGCGTTGATGTGCGTGCAAGTTCGGTCAATCCGCATGACCTGTGGACGTTGCGTGGGGTGGGCCATCCTGCTGATCGGGTGCCAATGACTCTGGGCTGTGAGGCTGCTGGTGTCACCTCGCAGGGACGGGAAGTTCTCCTGGCCCCGGTGATGGGTGATGCTGATGCCGGTGGCGGTGACGTGACGATGGATCCGCAGCGCCATATTTTGTCTGAACGTGTTGACGGTGGGCTTGCCCAGAAGGTCGCTGTCCCTTCGGAAAATCTCATCGACAAGCCTGACTGGTTGTCTTTCGAACAGGCCGGTGTATTGGCGGTGGCGTGGGGAACGGCTTATCGGATGCTTTTCACGCGAGCGCGTCTTCGCCCGGGGCAGCGGGTTTTGGTGCAGGGGTCTTCTGGAGGTGTGTCTTCAGCGGCGATTGCTTTAGCGGTGGCAGCTGGCTGCAAGGTGTATGCCACGGGGCGTACTACGCACAAGCGTGAGTTCGCGGCGTCGCTGGGGGCTCATGGGGTGTTTGAAAGTGGTGCGCGTTTGCCTGAGCGGGTCGATGTGGTGGTGGATACGGTGGGTGCTGCGACGTGGAAGCACTCTGTGATGTCTGTGGAGGCAGGCGGGACGATCGTGACGTGTGGCAACACGAGCGGGGATCCTTCGCCTGCGTTGATGACGCACATTTTTTACCGCCAGTTGTCGGTGATTGGTTCTACGGGCTGCACTCCTGCTGAGTTGCGTGGGTTGCTGTCGATGATGGAGGCCACTGGGGTGCGCCCTGTTGTAGATGCGGTAGTGCCGTTGGAGGATGTGCGGGATGCGTTTGCGCGTCTGGATGCTGGTGATGTGTGCGGAAAGATTGCGGTGACGGTCTAG
- a CDS encoding PhoH family protein yields the protein MSDQPPIDDYPSDAGADTAQPSSARLDTALEAIPSGHEHNPDSHKLAIVVPENLSMAALLGAHDTVLRAIERAFPHVDIYVRGNELTAEGSSDELAILEKLINELLHIFHAGRHLDKDAVERSVRMLRENTKERPADVLTTNIISSRGTTIRPKTLGQKRYVDAIDTHTVNFGIGPAGTGKTYLAMAKAVQALQAKQVNRIILTRPAVEAGEKLGFLPGTLTDKIDPYLRPLYDALHDMVDPDSIPRLMATGTIEVAPLAFMRGRTINDAFIILDEAQNTTPEQMKMFLTRLGFGSKIVVTGDITQVDLPGGTQSGLRVVHNILANIEDIHFSYLTAEDVVRHRLVGEIVEAYGRWDATHQQPQTRRHNPHTTTEHPAQEHQ from the coding sequence ATGAGCGATCAACCACCTATCGATGACTACCCAAGCGATGCAGGAGCAGACACGGCTCAGCCAAGCTCGGCACGCCTCGACACAGCCCTCGAAGCCATCCCCTCTGGCCACGAGCACAACCCGGACAGCCACAAACTTGCCATAGTGGTGCCCGAAAATCTTTCAATGGCAGCTCTGCTCGGTGCCCACGACACAGTTCTACGTGCTATCGAACGAGCCTTCCCTCACGTCGACATTTACGTCCGCGGCAACGAACTGACTGCCGAGGGCAGCAGCGACGAACTCGCCATCCTAGAAAAACTCATCAACGAACTCCTCCACATCTTCCACGCCGGAAGACACCTGGACAAAGACGCCGTTGAGCGCTCCGTGCGCATGCTGCGCGAAAACACCAAAGAACGCCCCGCCGACGTCCTGACCACCAACATCATCTCCAGTCGCGGCACCACCATCCGCCCCAAAACACTGGGCCAAAAACGCTACGTCGACGCCATCGACACCCACACCGTCAACTTCGGTATCGGCCCGGCAGGAACTGGCAAAACCTACCTCGCCATGGCCAAAGCAGTGCAAGCGCTGCAAGCCAAACAAGTCAACCGCATCATCCTCACCCGACCAGCGGTCGAAGCAGGCGAAAAACTCGGCTTCCTCCCCGGCACCCTCACCGACAAAATCGACCCCTACCTGCGCCCGCTCTACGACGCACTCCACGACATGGTCGACCCTGACTCCATCCCACGACTCATGGCCACCGGAACCATCGAAGTCGCACCACTAGCATTCATGCGCGGGCGCACCATCAACGACGCCTTCATCATTCTCGACGAGGCGCAAAACACCACCCCAGAACAGATGAAGATGTTCCTCACCCGCCTCGGATTTGGCAGCAAGATCGTTGTCACCGGCGACATCACCCAAGTCGACCTACCCGGCGGAACCCAATCTGGCCTGCGTGTGGTCCACAACATCCTGGCCAATATCGAAGACATCCACTTCTCCTACCTCACCGCCGAAGATGTCGTCCGACACCGGCTCGTCGGAGAAATCGTCGAAGCCTACGGCCGCTGGGACGCTACCCACCAACAACCCCAGACACGCCGCCACAACCCCCACACCACCACCGAACACCCCGCGCAGGAGCACCAGTGA
- the ybeY gene encoding rRNA maturation RNase YbeY produces the protein MSIEILNETDIKVDEVELVACARYVMEEMRVHPRAELSIRLVDEDAMSTLHVRWMDLEGPTDVMSFPMDELTPAPEGETPIEGVLGDIVICPSIAERQANEAGHSTIEEILLLLTHGILHLLGYDHAEPEEEKEMFELQRTLLLTFLATRRPETN, from the coding sequence GTGAGCATTGAAATCCTCAACGAGACCGACATCAAGGTCGACGAGGTAGAGCTCGTCGCCTGCGCCCGCTACGTCATGGAAGAAATGCGCGTGCACCCCCGCGCTGAACTCTCCATCCGACTTGTCGATGAAGACGCCATGAGTACCCTCCACGTGCGCTGGATGGACCTCGAAGGCCCCACCGACGTCATGAGCTTTCCCATGGACGAACTCACCCCCGCCCCCGAAGGCGAAACCCCCATCGAAGGAGTCCTCGGCGACATCGTTATCTGCCCCTCCATCGCCGAACGCCAAGCCAACGAAGCAGGACACAGCACCATCGAAGAAATCCTGCTGCTACTCACCCACGGCATCCTCCACCTCCTGGGCTACGACCACGCAGAACCAGAAGAAGAAAAAGAAATGTTCGAGCTGCAGCGCACCCTCCTACTGACCTTCCTGGCCACACGCCGCCCCGAGACCAACTGA
- a CDS encoding hemolysin family protein produces the protein MLVGGVILALVFSYLLKAAEMAFRRMSPSHVKALLDDERHGAEQLRRITEDSAAYLSVTSFCRTTLEMTAAVLATMGFATIYGAAWQTYAYSILVMVVASFVIVGVSPATIGIQHAETISLWSAPWVVRLRRLLAPVSRLLIAFGNAVTPGKGYVDGPFESEAELRDLVDLAGESSIIAEGERSMLHSVIDLGDTVVREVMVPRTDMITIARTKNLSQAMSLFLRSGFSRVPVIGENSDDPLGLLYFKDVAGRIHMDHEANWLPVTDLMRPVPFVPESKSADLLLQEMQRDQTHMALVVDEYGGTAGLVTIEDIIEEIVGEISDEHDPEERRVEDLGEGRKRIPAELPIDDLETLYDITLDPEEIDDVDTVGGLLGKALGRVPILGSSATIGGLELTADRMSGRKHRIDTLIVAPAPPVDTTNETPTDNAPAPAGSVDQNKEHH, from the coding sequence ATGCTTGTCGGGGGCGTCATCCTCGCCCTCGTCTTCTCATATCTGCTCAAAGCGGCCGAAATGGCCTTCCGACGTATGTCCCCCTCACACGTCAAGGCCCTCCTTGACGACGAACGACACGGCGCCGAACAACTACGACGCATCACCGAAGACTCCGCCGCCTACCTGTCAGTCACCTCGTTCTGCCGCACCACGCTAGAAATGACCGCAGCAGTCCTAGCCACCATGGGATTCGCGACTATATACGGCGCCGCATGGCAAACCTACGCGTACTCCATCCTCGTCATGGTGGTGGCATCCTTCGTCATCGTCGGCGTCTCACCAGCCACCATCGGGATACAACACGCAGAAACCATCTCCCTATGGTCCGCCCCATGGGTAGTGCGGCTACGGCGCCTGCTAGCACCCGTATCACGCCTACTCATCGCCTTCGGTAACGCTGTCACCCCCGGCAAGGGATACGTCGACGGACCTTTTGAATCCGAAGCCGAACTGCGTGACCTCGTCGACCTCGCTGGTGAATCATCCATCATCGCCGAAGGCGAACGCTCCATGCTTCACTCAGTCATCGACCTCGGCGACACCGTAGTCCGCGAAGTCATGGTGCCTCGTACCGACATGATCACCATCGCCCGCACCAAAAACCTTTCCCAAGCCATGAGCCTGTTCCTGCGCAGCGGCTTCTCCCGCGTACCCGTCATCGGAGAAAACAGCGACGACCCCCTGGGCCTGCTCTACTTCAAAGACGTAGCTGGACGCATCCACATGGACCACGAAGCCAACTGGCTCCCCGTCACCGACCTCATGCGCCCAGTGCCCTTCGTCCCCGAAAGCAAATCCGCAGACCTCCTCCTGCAAGAAATGCAACGCGACCAAACCCACATGGCACTAGTCGTCGACGAATACGGCGGCACAGCTGGCCTTGTCACCATCGAAGACATCATCGAAGAAATCGTCGGCGAAATCTCCGACGAACACGATCCAGAAGAACGCCGCGTCGAAGACCTCGGCGAAGGACGCAAACGCATCCCCGCTGAACTACCCATCGACGACCTCGAAACCCTCTACGACATCACCCTGGACCCAGAAGAAATCGACGACGTTGACACCGTCGGTGGCCTACTGGGCAAAGCTCTAGGCCGTGTCCCTATCCTCGGGTCCAGCGCAACCATCGGCGGCCTCGAACTCACCGCCGACCGAATGAGCGGAAGAAAACACCGCATCGACACCCTCATCGTCGCCCCCGCACCACCGGTCGACACTACCAACGAAACACCCACAGATAACGCCCCCGCACCAGCAGGAAGCGTTGACCAGAACAAGGAGCACCACTGA
- the era gene encoding GTPase Era, with the protein MTAREPDTTNYRAGFACLVGRPNAGKSTLTNAIVGDKVAITSNKPQTTRHTIRGVHTTTTAQLILVDTPGLHKPRTLLGERLNDLVRETLLDVDVVGFCLPADQRVGPGDQFIARELADLRRVKKKPVVAIATKADLVDRERLAQHLIDIDQLGDWSDIVPCSATTGKQVDDVIDIISTHLPASPQLYPTGMLSDESDDVMVAELIREAALEGVRDELPHSLAVVVEEMVPRENRPAHAPLMDVRVNVYVERDSQKAIIIGRGGARLREVGTRARTQIEQRLGQKIYLDLHVKVAKDWQRDPRQLRKLGF; encoded by the coding sequence ATGACCGCACGCGAACCCGACACCACGAACTACCGAGCCGGATTCGCCTGCCTCGTAGGACGACCCAACGCAGGTAAATCCACACTCACCAACGCCATCGTCGGCGACAAAGTCGCCATCACCTCCAACAAACCCCAAACCACCCGCCACACCATCCGCGGCGTCCACACCACCACCACCGCCCAACTCATCCTCGTCGACACCCCCGGACTACACAAACCCCGCACCCTCCTCGGCGAACGCCTCAACGACCTCGTCCGCGAAACCCTCCTCGACGTAGACGTCGTCGGCTTCTGCCTACCCGCCGACCAACGCGTCGGCCCCGGCGACCAATTCATCGCACGCGAACTAGCCGACCTACGCCGCGTCAAGAAAAAACCCGTCGTCGCCATCGCCACTAAAGCCGACCTCGTCGACCGCGAACGCCTAGCTCAACACCTCATCGACATCGACCAACTAGGCGACTGGAGCGACATCGTTCCCTGCTCAGCCACCACCGGCAAACAGGTCGATGACGTCATCGACATCATCTCCACACACCTACCAGCCTCACCACAGCTGTACCCCACCGGCATGCTCTCCGACGAATCCGACGACGTCATGGTCGCCGAACTCATCCGCGAAGCAGCACTAGAAGGAGTTCGCGACGAACTCCCACACAGTCTCGCCGTCGTCGTCGAAGAAATGGTTCCCCGCGAAAACCGCCCCGCCCACGCACCACTGATGGACGTACGCGTCAACGTGTACGTCGAACGCGACAGCCAAAAAGCCATCATCATCGGCCGCGGCGGCGCCCGACTACGCGAAGTAGGCACCCGCGCCCGCACCCAAATCGAACAACGCCTCGGCCAAAAGATCTACCTCGACCTGCACGTCAAAGTCGCCAAAGACTGGCAACGCGACCCACGCCAACTCCGCAAACTCGGCTTCTAA
- the leuA gene encoding 2-isopropylmalate synthase, producing the protein MPTSKYTPFHEHITVDLPERTWPSARITKAPRWASVDLRDGNQALIEPMDAERKLRFFQLLVDIGYKEIEIGFPSASQTEFDFCRRLIEENHIPDDVTIQVLTQARDHLVHRTYDAINGAKKAIIHFYNPTSILQRRVVFNTDVEGITALAVNTAKLCRQLEALIPNTTITYEYSPESFTGTELDVALHVCNAVIAEFDPTPQRPMIINLPATVETATPNVYADAVEYMHRNLDRRESIILSLHPHNDRGTSIAAAELGYMAGADRIEGCLFGNGERTGNVDLVTLGLNLFSQGIDPQIDFSDIDRIRSTVEYCNQLPVHQRHPYGGELVFTAFSGSHQDAIKKGFENMAAHAANTGKNTGELTWSVPYLPIDPHDIGRSYEAIVRVNSQSGKGGIAYLLATQYALELPRRLQIEIQRVVQHHTDTHGGEMTAPHIWKIFSNEYLPGTSTGQDTWGRFISRSVHLDSDRLGANNVTATLTDNGRTIHLEGHGNGPINAFTAALANYGIDVRVLDYAEHAMSAGGDARAAAYVECAVAGRVLWGVGIHNSIVTASIQAILSAVNRAERDGDLTT; encoded by the coding sequence ATGCCTACCAGCAAATACACGCCCTTCCACGAACACATCACCGTGGACCTGCCCGAGCGCACCTGGCCATCTGCGCGCATCACCAAAGCCCCCCGATGGGCCTCAGTCGACCTACGCGACGGCAACCAAGCACTCATCGAACCCATGGACGCCGAACGCAAACTCCGCTTCTTCCAGCTCCTGGTCGACATCGGCTACAAAGAAATCGAAATCGGCTTCCCCTCCGCCAGCCAAACCGAATTCGACTTCTGCCGCCGCCTCATCGAAGAAAACCACATCCCCGACGACGTCACCATCCAAGTGCTTACCCAAGCACGCGACCACCTCGTCCACCGCACCTACGACGCCATCAACGGCGCCAAAAAAGCCATCATCCACTTCTACAACCCCACCTCCATCCTCCAACGACGCGTCGTCTTCAACACAGACGTCGAAGGCATCACCGCCTTAGCAGTCAACACCGCCAAGCTATGCCGCCAACTCGAAGCCCTCATCCCCAACACCACCATCACCTACGAATACAGCCCCGAATCCTTTACCGGAACCGAACTCGACGTCGCACTCCACGTCTGCAACGCTGTCATCGCCGAATTCGACCCCACCCCACAGCGGCCCATGATCATCAACCTACCCGCCACGGTCGAAACAGCCACCCCCAACGTCTACGCCGACGCCGTCGAATACATGCACCGCAACCTGGACCGCAGAGAATCCATCATCCTCTCCCTACATCCCCATAACGACCGCGGAACCAGCATCGCCGCAGCCGAACTCGGATACATGGCCGGCGCAGACCGCATCGAAGGATGCCTCTTCGGCAACGGCGAACGCACCGGAAACGTCGACCTCGTCACCCTCGGCCTCAACCTCTTCAGCCAAGGCATCGACCCCCAGATCGACTTCTCCGACATCGACCGCATCCGCTCCACCGTCGAATACTGCAACCAACTACCCGTCCACCAACGCCACCCCTATGGCGGCGAACTCGTCTTCACCGCCTTCTCCGGATCACACCAAGACGCCATCAAAAAAGGCTTCGAAAACATGGCCGCACACGCAGCCAACACCGGCAAAAACACCGGCGAACTGACCTGGAGCGTCCCCTACCTACCCATCGACCCCCACGACATAGGCCGCTCCTACGAAGCCATCGTCCGCGTCAACAGCCAATCAGGAAAAGGCGGCATCGCCTACCTTCTCGCCACCCAGTACGCCCTCGAACTACCACGACGCCTCCAAATCGAAATCCAACGCGTCGTACAACACCACACCGACACACACGGCGGAGAAATGACCGCCCCCCACATCTGGAAAATCTTCAGCAACGAATACCTCCCCGGAACAAGCACCGGACAAGACACCTGGGGACGCTTCATATCCCGATCCGTTCACCTAGACTCCGACCGACTCGGCGCCAACAATGTCACCGCCACCCTCACCGACAACGGCCGAACCATCCACCTCGAAGGCCACGGAAACGGCCCCATCAACGCCTTCACCGCAGCCCTAGCCAACTACGGCATCGACGTCCGTGTCCTGGACTACGCCGAACACGCTATGTCAGCAGGCGGAGACGCCCGCGCCGCCGCCTACGTCGAATGCGCCGTCGCCGGCCGCGTCCTGTGGGGCGTAGGCATCCACAACTCCATCGTTACCGCCTCCATCCAAGCCATCCTCTCCGCCGTCAACCGAGCAGAACGCGACGGAGACCTCACCACCTAA
- a CDS encoding D-serine ammonia-lyase translates to MDVLGMPLQTWVNKTPVIADLINLRETAWFNPARTNTHTALADVGLTLADIDDAATRLQRFAPYLAAAFPALEATNGIIESPITPAPQLQNTLNHTYQTPLPGQLWLKRDDCLPVSGSIKARGGIHEVLQHAEHLAHTAGLLDYSCDYRVLATPPARNLFSQHTIAVGSTGNLGLSIGIMAATLGFNTIVHMSADARQWKKDLLTAQGVDVREYEADYSVAVAAGRAEAANDPFAHFIDDENSTKLFCGYAVAARRVAAQLRAANVRVDTEHPLFVYLPCGVGGGPGGVAFGLLTEFGDAVHPIFAEPTHSPCMLLGVATGQHDAICVGDFGIDNRTAADGLAVGRPSGFVGRAMQRLLDGFYTIEDNHLFTLLTLLHETENIAAEPSAAASLPGPWHVATATEYRERLGITDTHMNNATHLAWLTGGAMVPPEIMNTYLSHNHSPQ, encoded by the coding sequence ATGGACGTACTCGGCATGCCGCTGCAGACCTGGGTCAACAAAACCCCCGTCATCGCAGACCTGATCAACCTGCGAGAAACGGCATGGTTCAACCCCGCCCGCACTAACACCCACACTGCCCTAGCCGACGTAGGGCTCACCCTCGCAGACATCGACGACGCCGCCACCCGACTCCAACGATTCGCCCCCTACCTCGCCGCAGCCTTCCCCGCCCTCGAAGCCACCAACGGCATCATCGAATCGCCCATCACACCAGCCCCACAACTCCAAAACACCCTCAACCACACATACCAAACCCCACTACCCGGACAGCTCTGGCTCAAACGCGACGACTGCCTACCCGTCAGCGGATCCATCAAAGCCCGCGGCGGCATCCACGAAGTACTCCAACACGCCGAACATCTTGCCCACACCGCCGGACTGCTTGACTACTCCTGCGACTACCGCGTTTTGGCAACCCCACCAGCCCGCAACCTATTCAGCCAACACACCATCGCCGTAGGGTCTACCGGCAACCTCGGCCTATCCATCGGAATCATGGCCGCCACACTCGGCTTCAACACTATCGTCCACATGTCCGCCGACGCCAGGCAATGGAAAAAAGACCTCCTTACCGCACAAGGAGTAGACGTCCGCGAATACGAAGCCGACTACTCCGTAGCCGTCGCCGCCGGACGCGCTGAAGCAGCAAACGACCCATTCGCCCACTTCATCGACGACGAAAACTCCACCAAACTATTTTGCGGCTACGCCGTAGCCGCACGACGCGTAGCGGCCCAACTACGCGCCGCGAATGTACGCGTCGACACCGAACACCCACTGTTCGTCTACCTGCCCTGCGGAGTCGGAGGAGGCCCAGGAGGCGTCGCCTTCGGACTACTCACCGAATTCGGCGACGCAGTGCACCCCATCTTCGCCGAACCCACCCACTCACCATGCATGCTCCTAGGCGTCGCTACCGGCCAACACGACGCCATCTGCGTCGGTGATTTCGGCATCGACAACCGCACCGCCGCCGACGGACTGGCCGTAGGTCGCCCCTCCGGATTCGTCGGACGCGCCATGCAGCGCCTCCTCGACGGCTTCTACACCATCGAAGACAACCACCTATTCACACTCCTAACCCTCCTGCACGAAACCGAAAACATCGCCGCCGAACCCTCCGCCGCCGCAAGCCTGCCCGGCCCCTGGCACGTCGCCACAGCCACCGAATACCGCGAACGCCTAGGAATCACCGACACCCACATGAACAACGCAACCCACCTCGCCTGGCTCACCGGCGGAGCCATGGTTCCCCCAGAGATCATGAACACCTACCTCTCCCACAACCACTCACCCCAGTAA
- a CDS encoding LmeA family phospholipid-binding protein, with protein MKIATRVLAALGLLFIALTIAAVVAFMTWSRPATSATTTPTAPATPSHLAQGEYSANNLTFATPQLDTSSGTITDVHLTAGNFVNTSKGKRIDNFKANALVPFTTVQNKIGNGVTITPTGDGKITTRTTFEILGRQLTLTGTGTMTVDAGRLVFNPSAIGFHEGPPGLNVPEWAAGRLRFAIPVPALPENATITNITTENTGFRIHLAGSQLQLPS; from the coding sequence ATGAAGATCGCCACACGCGTGCTCGCCGCTCTAGGACTTCTTTTCATCGCTTTAACCATCGCGGCAGTGGTCGCCTTCATGACCTGGTCCAGACCAGCAACATCGGCAACAACCACCCCCACCGCACCGGCTACTCCCTCTCACCTAGCCCAAGGCGAATACAGCGCCAACAACCTCACCTTCGCCACACCACAACTCGACACCTCCTCAGGCACCATCACCGACGTCCACCTCACCGCTGGTAACTTCGTCAACACCAGCAAGGGAAAACGCATTGACAACTTCAAAGCAAACGCCCTGGTCCCCTTCACCACCGTCCAAAACAAAATCGGTAACGGTGTCACCATCACCCCCACCGGAGATGGAAAAATCACCACCCGCACAACCTTCGAAATCCTCGGCCGACAACTGACCCTCACCGGAACAGGAACCATGACCGTCGACGCCGGACGCCTCGTCTTCAACCCCTCTGCCATCGGGTTCCACGAAGGCCCCCCAGGACTGAACGTCCCCGAATGGGCTGCCGGACGCCTCCGCTTCGCCATCCCCGTCCCTGCCCTACCTGAAAACGCCACCATCACAAACATCACCACCGAAAACACCGGATTCCGCATCCACCTGGCCGGTAGCCAACTACAACTACCCTCCTAA